Proteins co-encoded in one Streptomyces roseochromogenus subsp. oscitans DS 12.976 genomic window:
- the dhaK gene encoding dihydroxyacetone kinase subunit DhaK: MKMLINVPETVVADALRGMAAAYPDLTVDVENRVIVRRDAPVAGQVALVSGGGSGHEPLHGGFVGPGMLSAACPGEVFTSPVPDQMARAAAAVDSGAGVLFVVKNYTGDVLNFDMAAELAEDEGIQVAKVLVNDDVAVTDSLYTAGRRGTGATLFVEKIAGAAAAEGQPLERVEAIGRQVNENSRSFGVALSACTTPAKGTPTFDLPDGELELGIGIHGEPGRERRAMMTSGEIADFAVNALLEDLPPRNPVLVLVNGMGATPLLELFGFNAEVQRVLREREVAVARTLVGNYVTSLDMAGASVTLCQVDEELLRLWDAPVKTPALRWGM, from the coding sequence ATGAAGATGCTCATCAACGTGCCCGAGACCGTTGTGGCGGACGCGCTGCGCGGGATGGCGGCCGCGTATCCCGACCTGACCGTGGACGTGGAGAACCGGGTGATCGTCCGCCGGGACGCTCCGGTGGCCGGGCAGGTCGCGCTGGTGTCCGGCGGCGGGTCGGGGCACGAGCCGCTGCACGGCGGGTTCGTCGGCCCGGGCATGCTCTCCGCCGCGTGTCCCGGCGAGGTGTTCACCTCACCGGTGCCGGACCAGATGGCACGTGCCGCGGCCGCCGTGGACAGCGGAGCCGGGGTGCTGTTCGTCGTGAAGAACTACACCGGTGACGTACTGAACTTCGACATGGCGGCCGAACTGGCCGAGGACGAGGGCATCCAGGTCGCCAAGGTGCTGGTGAACGACGACGTGGCGGTCACCGACAGCCTCTACACGGCGGGCCGGCGCGGCACCGGCGCGACCCTGTTCGTGGAGAAGATCGCGGGCGCCGCGGCCGCCGAGGGGCAGCCGCTGGAACGGGTCGAGGCCATCGGCCGTCAGGTGAACGAGAACTCGCGCAGCTTCGGCGTGGCTCTCAGCGCCTGTACGACGCCGGCGAAGGGCACCCCGACCTTCGATCTGCCGGACGGCGAGCTGGAGTTGGGCATCGGCATCCACGGCGAGCCGGGCCGCGAGCGGCGGGCGATGATGACCTCCGGGGAGATCGCCGACTTCGCGGTGAACGCGCTCCTGGAGGACTTGCCGCCGCGCAACCCCGTGCTGGTGCTGGTCAACGGCATGGGCGCCACCCCGCTGCTGGAGCTGTTCGGCTTCAACGCCGAGGTGCAGCGGGTGTTGCGCGAGCGCGAGGTGGCCGTGGCCCGCACGCTCGTCGGCAACTACGTCACGTCGCTGGACATGGCGGGTGCCTCGGTGACGCTCTGCCAGGTCGACGAGGAACTCCTGCGGCTGTGGGACGCGCCGGTGAAGACCCCGGCGCTGCGCTGGGGGATGTGA
- the dhaL gene encoding dihydroxyacetone kinase subunit DhaL, whose amino-acid sequence MLDADFFRRWMAATAASVDREAEHLTALDSPIGDADHGSNLQRGFRAVTAALEKEAPGTPGAVLTLAGRQLISTVGGASGPLYGTLLRRTGKALGDAPEVGADQLAEALRSGVDGVMALGGAAPGDKTMIDALVPAVDALADGFAAARAAAEEGAVATIPLQARKGRASYLGARSIGHQDPGATSSALLIAALEEAAEG is encoded by the coding sequence GTGCTCGACGCCGACTTCTTCCGCCGTTGGATGGCGGCGACCGCCGCGTCCGTCGACCGTGAGGCGGAGCACCTGACCGCCCTCGACTCGCCCATCGGGGACGCCGATCACGGCAGCAATCTGCAGCGCGGCTTCAGGGCCGTGACGGCGGCCCTGGAGAAGGAGGCGCCGGGCACCCCGGGCGCCGTGCTGACCCTCGCCGGCCGGCAGCTCATCTCGACCGTCGGCGGCGCGTCCGGGCCGTTGTACGGCACGCTGCTGCGCCGGACCGGCAAGGCACTCGGCGATGCCCCCGAGGTCGGTGCGGATCAGCTGGCCGAGGCGCTGCGCTCGGGCGTGGACGGGGTGATGGCGCTCGGCGGGGCGGCCCCCGGCGACAAGACCATGATCGACGCTCTGGTGCCGGCCGTGGACGCGCTCGCCGACGGCTTCGCCGCCGCGCGGGCCGCCGCCGAGGAGGGCGCGGTGGCCACCATCCCGCTGCAGGCCCGCAAGGGACGGGCGAGTTATCTCGGCGCGCGCAGCATCGGCCACCAGGACCCCGGGGCGACTTCGTCGGCGCTGCTGATCGCCGCGCTCGAAGAAGCGGCGGAGGGCTGA
- a CDS encoding fibronectin type III domain-containing protein — protein MRRVAWPLLPVCGALLLVASCGWGRADGDEGRAPGAPTGVTAQAGSATSVHVMWNEVPDTPGIRLYEVYRGTTKVEEVPGSQHMVDVTRLRPSTMYAFTVRARDTEGRLGPPSRAVRARTPAMVAADRSAPTRPSTPAGRAVGSREVQLSWGASRDDRGVVSYDVYQGGAKIHSVGGNQTATVVTGLRPGTGYVFTVRARDAAGNLSPASAPVRLTTPGSDDGRSTAPTGFTARTHRADGACYIDLSWDPPQVDGVITEYGIQLDGTSATSLVWGGTPPPGRASYSFYVGRSAGEKHRVRLRARLPDGTWGGWSAERTVTTGG, from the coding sequence TTGCGACGCGTTGCCTGGCCGCTCCTACCGGTCTGCGGGGCCCTGTTGCTGGTCGCGTCCTGCGGCTGGGGCCGGGCCGACGGCGACGAAGGCCGGGCGCCCGGTGCGCCGACCGGGGTCACCGCGCAGGCGGGCAGTGCCACGAGCGTGCATGTGATGTGGAACGAGGTGCCGGACACCCCGGGTATCCGTCTCTATGAGGTATATCGCGGCACCACGAAGGTCGAGGAAGTGCCGGGTTCGCAGCACATGGTGGACGTCACCAGGCTCAGGCCGTCGACCATGTATGCCTTCACCGTGCGAGCCCGGGACACCGAGGGCCGGCTCGGCCCGCCCAGCCGGGCGGTGCGGGCGCGGACACCGGCCATGGTGGCGGCGGACCGCTCGGCACCGACCCGGCCGTCGACACCCGCCGGGCGGGCCGTCGGCAGCCGGGAGGTCCAGCTGTCCTGGGGCGCGTCCCGGGACGACCGGGGTGTGGTGTCGTACGACGTGTACCAGGGCGGGGCGAAGATCCACAGCGTCGGCGGGAACCAGACCGCGACCGTGGTCACCGGGCTGCGCCCGGGCACCGGCTACGTCTTCACGGTGCGGGCCCGCGACGCCGCCGGCAACCTCTCCCCCGCGAGCGCCCCGGTCCGCCTCACCACCCCGGGCAGCGACGACGGCCGCAGCACCGCGCCCACGGGGTTCACCGCGCGGACCCACCGGGCCGACGGGGCCTGCTACATCGACCTGTCCTGGGACCCGCCGCAGGTGGACGGAGTGATCACCGAGTACGGGATCCAGCTGGACGGCACCTCGGCCACCTCACTGGTCTGGGGCGGCACGCCCCCGCCCGGCCGGGCGAGCTACAGCTTCTACGTCGGCCGGAGCGCGGGAGAGAAACACCGGGTGCGGCTGCGGGCCCGGCTGCCCGACGGCACCTGGGGCGGCTGGTCGGCGGAGCGGACGGTGACCACAGGCGGCTGA
- a CDS encoding SpoIIE family protein phosphatase: MSAAEAPVPERGEPVLGPVRPGGLLDVLGVASVVLDTTGRIVLWSPQAEELFGYSAREALGQYAARLMVHERHWELVGKLFADVMRTGQSWAGGFPIRHKDGSTRLVEFRNMRLLDDRGDVYALGLAADQSTVRRLEQDVALSERMVKQSPIGYAVLDTGLRYVSVNPALEKINGVPAAEHMGRTLREVLPRLNSEPMLADARRVLDTGVPVIDNTLVGRTPADPDEDHTWAHSLYRLEDAMGNVLGVAVTVVDITEQHRAALQAEAARSRLAVIADASARIGTTLELDRTACELAEVAVPELADVAAVDLLDSVVEGRPSTLGPSEAAVIRALAVRPQDDSDAVRAADPPGLIARYAPDRLVTECVRSGEAVLVPQVKDADLPLIARSAEAADLLARAGLHSYLAVPLIARGEVLGALDLKRTRNPEPFGEDDVLLARELASRAAVQIDNARWYQNARNTALTLQRSLLPSSPPVTTALEVASRYQPAGATSEVGGDWFDVIPLGGGKTALVVGDVMGSGISAAATMGRLRTATTTLAALDLDPARLLEHLDKTTSDLDHSIATCVYAVHDPHLRQCRIANAGHLPPARVRQGRPPELLDLPTGVPLGVGGVGFSTVTVDFEPGDELVFYTDGLVETRCHSLDERLDFLLSLLDDPARPLEETCDLLLRTLHHPDNHDDVALLIARAQHLPQ, from the coding sequence ATGAGTGCAGCCGAGGCTCCGGTGCCGGAGCGCGGTGAGCCCGTGCTCGGACCGGTGCGGCCCGGGGGTCTGCTCGACGTGCTGGGCGTGGCTTCGGTGGTGCTGGACACCACCGGCCGGATCGTGCTGTGGAGCCCGCAGGCGGAGGAGCTGTTCGGCTACAGCGCGCGGGAGGCCCTCGGCCAGTACGCCGCCCGGCTCATGGTCCACGAGCGGCACTGGGAGCTGGTCGGCAAGCTCTTCGCCGATGTGATGCGCACCGGGCAGAGCTGGGCGGGCGGCTTCCCGATCCGGCACAAGGACGGCAGCACCCGTCTGGTGGAGTTCCGCAACATGCGGCTGCTGGACGACCGCGGTGACGTGTACGCGCTGGGACTCGCCGCCGACCAGTCGACCGTACGGCGGCTGGAGCAGGACGTGGCGCTGTCCGAGCGGATGGTGAAGCAGTCGCCGATCGGATACGCCGTCCTGGACACCGGGCTGCGGTACGTCTCGGTCAACCCGGCCCTGGAGAAGATCAACGGGGTGCCGGCCGCCGAGCACATGGGACGGACCCTGCGCGAGGTGCTCCCCAGGCTGAACTCCGAGCCCATGCTGGCCGACGCCCGGCGAGTGCTGGACACCGGTGTGCCGGTGATCGACAACACGCTGGTGGGCCGTACCCCCGCCGATCCGGACGAGGACCACACCTGGGCGCACTCGCTGTACCGGCTCGAGGACGCCATGGGCAATGTGCTCGGTGTCGCGGTCACGGTGGTCGACATCACCGAGCAGCACCGGGCCGCCCTGCAGGCGGAGGCTGCCCGGAGCCGGCTCGCGGTCATCGCCGATGCCTCCGCCCGGATCGGTACGACGCTCGAACTGGACCGCACCGCCTGCGAGTTGGCCGAGGTAGCGGTACCGGAACTCGCCGACGTGGCCGCGGTGGACCTGCTGGACTCGGTGGTGGAGGGCCGGCCCAGCACGCTCGGCCCGTCGGAGGCGGCGGTGATCCGGGCCCTCGCGGTGCGGCCGCAGGACGACTCCGACGCCGTACGGGCCGCCGACCCGCCCGGCCTGATCGCCCGCTATGCCCCCGACCGTCTGGTCACCGAGTGCGTGCGCTCGGGCGAGGCGGTGCTGGTGCCGCAGGTGAAGGACGCGGACCTGCCGCTCATCGCCCGCTCCGCCGAGGCGGCCGACCTGCTGGCCCGGGCGGGACTGCACTCGTATCTCGCGGTGCCGCTGATCGCGCGCGGCGAGGTGCTCGGCGCCCTGGACCTCAAACGCACCCGCAATCCGGAGCCGTTCGGCGAGGACGACGTACTGCTCGCCCGGGAGCTGGCCTCCCGCGCGGCCGTGCAGATCGACAACGCGCGCTGGTACCAGAACGCCCGCAACACCGCCCTCACGCTGCAGCGCAGTCTGCTGCCCAGCAGTCCGCCGGTCACGACGGCTCTGGAGGTGGCCTCCCGCTATCAGCCCGCCGGTGCCACCAGCGAGGTCGGCGGAGACTGGTTCGACGTCATCCCGCTGGGGGGCGGCAAGACCGCGCTCGTGGTGGGCGATGTGATGGGCAGCGGGATAAGCGCGGCCGCGACCATGGGCCGGCTGCGCACGGCGACGACCACGCTGGCCGCCCTCGACCTCGACCCGGCGCGGCTGCTGGAGCACCTGGACAAGACGACCTCGGACCTGGACCACTCCATCGCGACCTGTGTGTACGCCGTCCACGATCCGCATCTGCGGCAGTGCCGGATCGCCAACGCCGGCCATCTGCCGCCGGCCCGGGTCCGCCAGGGCCGGCCGCCGGAACTGCTCGACCTGCCCACCGGGGTGCCGCTGGGCGTGGGCGGGGTCGGATTCTCCACCGTCACCGTCGACTTCGAGCCCGGCGACGAACTGGTCTTCTACACCGACGGGCTGGTGGAGACCCGCTGCCACTCCCTGGACGAACGCCTGGACTTCCTGCTGTCCCTGCTCGACGACCCGGCCCGCCCCCTGGAGGAGACCTGCGACCTCCTCCTGCGCACCCTGCACCACCCCGACAACCACGACGACGTCGCCCTGCTCATCGCCAGGGCACAGCACCTGCCTCAGTGA
- a CDS encoding glycoside hydrolase family 75 protein: protein MRVPALTLAAAGATLLAPAALPVPAAAAHPRDRPAARSEGGVAAADLLARLSDCQEISHGRYSTDEGSPANVPVCGTQDAVFWKADLDIDCDGQPGARCNPSTDPQFAPTTAYQQSDGRYLNAETLPYIVVPAPSPIWNPEADGVRGGSVAAVVYRDQVQYAVVGDTGPGDVIGEASYATAQGLGLRPDPNGGGAPSDVTYIVFKNSRVDPIEDHPAAVAEGERLARAFVARQ, encoded by the coding sequence GTGCGTGTCCCCGCCCTGACGCTGGCCGCGGCCGGTGCCACCCTGCTCGCCCCGGCCGCGCTGCCCGTCCCGGCCGCCGCCGCTCATCCCCGGGACCGGCCCGCGGCCCGCAGCGAAGGCGGCGTCGCCGCCGCCGACTTGCTGGCCCGGCTGAGCGATTGCCAGGAGATCTCCCACGGCCGGTACAGCACCGACGAGGGCAGCCCCGCGAACGTACCCGTCTGCGGAACCCAGGACGCCGTCTTCTGGAAGGCCGACCTGGACATCGACTGCGACGGACAGCCCGGCGCCCGCTGCAACCCCAGTACCGACCCGCAGTTCGCCCCGACGACCGCCTACCAGCAGTCCGACGGCCGCTATCTGAACGCCGAGACCCTGCCCTACATCGTCGTCCCGGCCCCGAGCCCCATCTGGAACCCCGAAGCGGACGGCGTGCGGGGCGGATCCGTGGCCGCCGTCGTCTACCGGGACCAGGTGCAGTACGCCGTGGTCGGCGACACCGGCCCCGGCGACGTCATCGGCGAGGCCTCGTACGCCACCGCCCAGGGCCTCGGCCTGCGGCCCGACCCGAACGGCGGCGGAGCGCCCTCCGATGTCACCTACATCGTCTTCAAGAACTCCCGCGTGGACCCCATCGAGGACCACCCGGCGGCGGTGGCCGAAGGGGAGCGGCTGGCCAGGGCGTTCGTCGCGCGGCAATGA
- a CDS encoding putative protein N(5)-glutamine methyltransferase codes for MPSPSSSLSAIVRTLRAAGCVFAEDEAELILATARTAGEVTSMVDRRVAGLPLEQVLGWARFHGLRVGMEPGVFVPRRRTEFLIDQALAQAPRATVVVDLCCGSGALGAALAAALEGAEVHAADIDPAAVRCAGRNLAPYGGLAHEGDLYDALPDALRGRVGILTANVPYVPTADLPLLPAEARDHEPRVALDGGADGLDVLRRVAAGAAEWLAPGGCLLTETSERQAPAAVRAFTDAGLTARLAVSEELYAHVVIGVRP; via the coding sequence ATGCCCTCACCCTCCTCTTCCCTTTCCGCCATCGTCCGCACGCTGCGCGCCGCCGGGTGCGTCTTCGCCGAGGACGAGGCGGAGTTGATCCTCGCCACCGCCCGCACCGCCGGGGAAGTGACCTCGATGGTGGACCGGCGCGTCGCCGGACTCCCGCTCGAACAGGTCCTCGGCTGGGCCCGGTTCCACGGACTGCGCGTGGGGATGGAGCCCGGCGTGTTCGTCCCCCGCCGCCGTACCGAATTCCTGATCGACCAGGCGCTGGCCCAAGCGCCGCGGGCGACCGTGGTCGTCGACCTGTGCTGCGGCTCCGGCGCCCTCGGCGCGGCCCTCGCCGCCGCCCTGGAGGGCGCCGAGGTGCACGCCGCCGACATCGACCCCGCCGCCGTACGCTGTGCCGGGCGCAACCTCGCCCCGTACGGCGGCCTGGCTCACGAGGGCGACCTCTACGACGCGCTGCCCGACGCCCTGCGCGGCCGTGTCGGCATCCTCACCGCCAACGTGCCCTACGTCCCTACCGCCGACCTGCCCCTGCTGCCGGCGGAGGCCCGCGACCACGAACCCCGCGTCGCCCTGGACGGCGGCGCGGACGGCCTGGACGTGCTGCGCCGGGTGGCCGCCGGGGCCGCCGAGTGGCTGGCACCGGGCGGCTGTCTGCTGACCGAGACCAGCGAACGCCAGGCCCCGGCCGCCGTACGAGCCTTCACCGACGCGGGTCTGACGGCTCGTCTGGCGGTGTCGGAGGAGCTGTACGCGCACGTCGTGATCGGCGTACGGCCGTGA
- a CDS encoding type 1 glutamine amidotransferase domain-containing protein: MRIAFLTAPEGVEQVELTEPWQAALAAGHDPMLVSTKSGKVQAFHHLDKADTFTVDQVVGDVSADSFGGLVLPGGVANPDFLRMNDKAVAFVKGFFDSGRPVAAICHAPWTLVEADAVRGRTLTSWPSLRTDIRNAGGTWVDEQVTICDHGPNTLVTSRKPGDLKAFCEAYLDVFEKEAAR, from the coding sequence ATGCGTATCGCGTTTCTGACAGCGCCCGAAGGCGTCGAACAGGTGGAGCTCACCGAGCCCTGGCAGGCGGCTCTCGCCGCCGGACACGATCCGATGCTGGTGTCGACCAAGTCCGGGAAGGTGCAGGCCTTCCACCACCTCGACAAGGCGGACACGTTCACGGTGGACCAGGTCGTCGGCGACGTGTCCGCGGACTCCTTCGGCGGCCTGGTGCTGCCGGGCGGGGTCGCCAACCCGGACTTCCTGCGGATGAACGACAAGGCTGTCGCGTTCGTGAAGGGCTTCTTCGACTCGGGGCGGCCGGTCGCCGCGATCTGTCACGCGCCCTGGACGCTGGTCGAGGCCGACGCGGTCCGGGGCCGGACGCTGACCTCGTGGCCGAGCCTGCGGACCGACATCCGCAACGCGGGCGGCACCTGGGTCGACGAGCAGGTCACCATCTGCGACCACGGCCCCAACACGCTGGTCACCAGCCGCAAGCCGGGCGATCTGAAGGCGTTCTGCGAGGCGTACCTGGACGTGTTCGAGAAGGAGGCGGCGCGGTGA
- a CDS encoding NADPH-dependent 2,4-dienoyl-CoA reductase, translated as MSRYPHLMSPLDLGFTTLPNRVLMGSMHVGLEEAERGFERMAAFYAARARGGVGLIVTGGIAPNDEGRPYEGGAKLTTEAEAEQHKAVTGAVHREGGRIALQILHFGRYAYHQDLVAPSPLQAPISPFVPRELTDADIERTIDDYARTARLARQAGYDGVEIMGSEGYLINEFIAARTNQRTDRWGGSYENRMRFPVEIVKRVREAVGEDFIVIYRLSMLDLVPGGSSLAEVIALGKAVEAAGATIINTGIGWHEARIPTIATSVPRGAYTWVTKKLMGEVSVPLVTTNRINTPELAEELLAEGCADMVSMARPMLADPDFVAKAAAGTPEAINTCIGCNQACLDHTFSGQITSCLVNPRACHETELVLSPTRLKKRVAVVGAGPAGLACAVSAAERGHEVTLFDAASEVGGQLNVARKVPGKQEFDETLRYFRHQLGAHGVDVRLGSWVTAADLDGYDEVVVATGVTPRTPDIPGVDHPRVLGYLDVLQGGAPVGDRVAVLGAGGIGFDVAEYLTDGGDKASEDPRTYFRAWGVDMDYQEPGGLAAPQRPAPPRQVHLLQRKTTKVGAGLGKTTGWIHRAELKHRGVTMVPGVRYDRIDDAGLHITVGEESTVLEVDTVVLCTGQEPRRDLYDELAAAGRSVHLIGGADVAAELDAKRAIKQGTELAATL; from the coding sequence ATGAGCCGTTACCCGCACCTGATGAGCCCGCTCGACCTGGGCTTCACCACCCTGCCCAACCGCGTCCTCATGGGCTCCATGCACGTCGGCCTGGAGGAGGCCGAGCGCGGCTTCGAGCGGATGGCGGCCTTCTACGCGGCCCGTGCACGCGGCGGCGTGGGCCTCATCGTCACAGGCGGCATCGCGCCCAACGACGAGGGCCGGCCGTACGAGGGCGGCGCCAAGCTCACCACCGAGGCGGAGGCCGAGCAACACAAGGCCGTCACCGGCGCCGTGCACCGCGAGGGCGGCCGGATCGCGCTGCAGATCCTGCACTTCGGGCGGTACGCCTACCATCAGGACCTCGTCGCGCCGAGCCCGCTGCAGGCGCCGATCAGTCCCTTCGTGCCGCGCGAGCTGACCGACGCCGACATCGAGCGCACCATCGACGACTACGCCCGCACCGCCCGCCTCGCCCGGCAGGCCGGCTACGACGGTGTGGAGATCATGGGCTCCGAGGGCTATCTCATCAACGAGTTCATCGCCGCTCGCACCAACCAGCGCACCGACCGCTGGGGCGGCTCGTACGAGAACCGGATGCGCTTCCCCGTCGAGATCGTCAAGCGGGTGCGCGAGGCCGTCGGCGAGGACTTCATCGTCATCTACCGGCTCTCCATGCTGGATCTGGTCCCGGGCGGCTCCTCGCTGGCGGAGGTGATCGCCCTCGGCAAGGCGGTCGAGGCCGCCGGGGCGACGATCATCAACACCGGCATCGGCTGGCACGAGGCCCGTATCCCGACCATCGCCACCTCGGTTCCGCGCGGCGCCTACACCTGGGTCACCAAGAAGCTCATGGGCGAGGTGTCCGTGCCGCTGGTGACCACCAACCGCATCAACACCCCCGAGCTGGCGGAGGAGTTGCTCGCCGAGGGCTGTGCCGACATGGTGTCGATGGCCCGGCCGATGCTCGCCGATCCGGACTTCGTCGCCAAGGCCGCCGCCGGGACGCCGGAGGCCATCAACACCTGCATCGGCTGCAACCAGGCCTGCCTCGACCACACCTTCAGCGGCCAGATCACCTCCTGCCTGGTCAACCCGCGCGCCTGCCACGAGACCGAGCTGGTGCTCTCGCCGACCCGGCTGAAGAAGCGCGTCGCGGTCGTCGGCGCCGGCCCGGCCGGACTCGCCTGCGCGGTCTCCGCCGCCGAACGCGGCCACGAGGTCACGCTCTTCGACGCCGCGAGCGAGGTCGGCGGCCAGCTCAACGTGGCCCGCAAGGTCCCCGGCAAGCAGGAGTTCGACGAGACGCTGCGTTACTTCCGCCACCAGCTCGGCGCGCACGGCGTCGACGTACGCCTCGGCAGCTGGGTCACCGCGGCCGACCTGGACGGTTACGACGAGGTCGTCGTCGCCACCGGCGTCACCCCGCGCACCCCGGACATCCCGGGCGTCGACCACCCCCGCGTCCTCGGCTACCTCGACGTGCTGCAGGGCGGCGCCCCCGTCGGCGACCGGGTCGCCGTACTGGGCGCCGGCGGTATCGGCTTCGATGTCGCCGAGTACCTCACCGACGGCGGCGACAAGGCCAGCGAGGACCCGCGGACGTACTTCCGCGCCTGGGGTGTCGACATGGACTACCAGGAGCCGGGCGGCCTCGCCGCACCGCAGCGGCCCGCTCCGCCGCGCCAGGTCCATCTGCTCCAGCGCAAGACCACCAAGGTCGGCGCGGGCCTCGGCAAGACCACCGGCTGGATCCACCGCGCCGAGCTGAAGCACCGCGGCGTGACCATGGTCCCGGGCGTGCGCTACGACCGGATCGACGACGCCGGCCTGCACATCACCGTCGGCGAGGAGAGCACGGTCCTGGAGGTCGACACGGTGGTCCTGTGCACCGGCCAGGAACCGCGCCGGGACCTGTACGACGAGCTGGCCGCCGCCGGGCGCAGCGTCCATCTGATCGGCGGCGCGGACGTCGCGGCCGAACTGGACGCCAAGCGGGCCATCAAGCAGGGCACCGAGCTGGCGGCGACGCTGTAG
- a CDS encoding PTS-dependent dihydroxyacetone kinase phosphotransferase subunit DhaM codes for MSEKLVGIVLVSHSAEVAASVAELAKGLAGGAPAVPVAPAGGTEGGGLGTSAELISAAAAAVDRGVGVAVLTDLGSAVLTVKALLAEGDELPDGTRLVDAPFLEGAVAAVVTAATGADLDAVEAAATEAYGYRKV; via the coding sequence GTGAGCGAGAAGCTGGTCGGGATCGTACTGGTGTCGCACAGCGCGGAGGTGGCCGCTTCGGTCGCCGAGCTGGCGAAGGGGCTGGCGGGCGGGGCCCCGGCGGTGCCCGTGGCCCCGGCGGGAGGCACCGAGGGCGGCGGGCTCGGCACCAGCGCCGAGCTGATCTCCGCGGCTGCGGCCGCGGTGGACCGGGGCGTCGGCGTCGCGGTGCTCACCGACCTCGGCAGTGCCGTGCTCACCGTGAAGGCGCTGCTCGCCGAGGGCGACGAACTGCCGGACGGCACACGGCTGGTGGACGCGCCGTTCCTGGAGGGCGCGGTGGCCGCGGTGGTCACCGCCGCCACCGGTGCCGACCTGGACGCGGTCGAGGCAGCGGCGACGGAGGCGTACGGCTACCGCAAGGTGTGA
- a CDS encoding tautomerase family protein has product MPFVRIDTLGTDPARLDALGRAVQDALVETLGVPPDDRFQVLTGHDGVTSTLRYDDYLGLRKDDAVVFVAVTMRSGRPPEQKRALYRRIAELVHERAGTEPHNVVVTVTENTSVDWSFGDGEAQYAPADAEPAGALP; this is encoded by the coding sequence ATGCCCTTCGTCCGGATAGACACGCTCGGCACCGACCCCGCCCGGCTCGACGCGCTCGGCCGGGCCGTCCAGGACGCCCTGGTGGAGACGCTCGGCGTGCCGCCCGACGACCGTTTCCAGGTGCTGACCGGTCACGACGGCGTCACCAGCACCCTGCGTTACGACGACTACCTGGGCCTGCGCAAGGACGATGCGGTGGTGTTCGTGGCCGTCACGATGCGCTCCGGGCGCCCCCCGGAGCAGAAACGCGCGCTGTACCGGCGGATCGCCGAGCTGGTGCACGAGCGCGCCGGAACCGAGCCGCACAACGTGGTCGTCACCGTCACCGAGAACACGTCCGTCGACTGGTCCTTCGGCGACGGCGAGGCGCAGTACGCCCCGGCCGACGCGGAGCCGGCCGGGGCGCTGCCGTAG
- a CDS encoding PadR family transcriptional regulator, with translation MSLPHAILTALLEKPSSGLELTRRFDKSIGYFWSATHQQIYRELGRLEAEGLIRTLPSQQPARGQKKSYEVLPAGRAELARWTAAAQDPKPQRDVLLLRLRASAVVGTAGLEADLRRHLELHRRQLAEYQEIEKRDFPPDRGAPEDRLRHLVLRAGIDLETFWTQWLTHALAEFSALPDTD, from the coding sequence ATGTCACTCCCGCACGCGATCCTCACCGCCCTGCTGGAAAAGCCGTCGTCGGGACTGGAACTGACCCGCCGGTTCGACAAGTCGATCGGCTACTTCTGGTCCGCGACGCACCAGCAGATCTATCGCGAGCTGGGGAGACTGGAGGCCGAGGGGCTCATCCGCACGCTGCCGTCGCAGCAGCCGGCCCGCGGGCAGAAGAAGAGCTACGAGGTCCTGCCCGCGGGCCGCGCCGAACTGGCCCGCTGGACCGCCGCCGCACAGGACCCGAAGCCCCAGCGGGACGTGCTCCTGCTGCGGCTGCGGGCTTCGGCGGTGGTCGGCACGGCGGGCCTGGAAGCGGATCTGCGCCGCCATCTGGAGCTGCACCGGCGGCAGTTGGCCGAGTACCAGGAGATCGAGAAGCGTGACTTCCCGCCGGACCGGGGCGCCCCCGAGGACCGGCTGCGCCACCTCGTGCTGCGGGCCGGCATCGACCTGGAGACCTTCTGGACCCAGTGGCTCACCCACGCCCTTGCGGAGTTCTCCGCACTGCCCGACACCGACTGA